The following proteins come from a genomic window of Sphingosinicella flava:
- a CDS encoding DUF4893 domain-containing protein, with protein sequence MRPRLRSILCTLTLGLGACQTPAPPKAATVMIEVPDEDRWTRVATASDTAKIESVAAAWSDALKLARSKGFGRAIANEGSLLDPGATLPRPAPTPGFYQCRILRFGAPGTKQRAFTAYKSFYCYVGVNEDRLALTKDTGSERPGGYLWDDEGSKTRLIFLGAVALGPEKAPLPYGENAARDIAGLFERVEDFRFRLVMPAPRPESRLDVMELVPAP encoded by the coding sequence ATGCGACCGCGCCTCCGTTCGATCCTATGCACCCTGACCCTGGGGCTCGGCGCTTGCCAGACGCCAGCGCCGCCCAAGGCCGCGACCGTCATGATCGAGGTTCCAGACGAGGATAGATGGACGCGTGTCGCCACCGCTAGCGACACGGCAAAGATCGAATCGGTCGCAGCCGCCTGGTCCGACGCCCTGAAGCTCGCCAGGAGCAAGGGTTTCGGCCGCGCGATAGCGAATGAAGGCTCCCTTCTCGACCCCGGCGCCACGCTTCCGCGCCCGGCGCCGACGCCCGGTTTCTACCAGTGCCGTATCCTCCGCTTCGGCGCGCCGGGCACAAAGCAGCGCGCCTTCACCGCCTATAAGAGCTTCTATTGCTATGTCGGGGTCAATGAGGACCGGCTTGCCCTCACCAAGGATACAGGGTCCGAACGCCCGGGCGGTTATCTGTGGGACGATGAGGGCAGCAAGACCCGCCTGATCTTCCTCGGCGCTGTCGCGCTCGGCCCGGAAAAGGCGCCGCTTCCTTACGGCGAGAATGCGGCGCGCGACATTGCCGGCCTGTTCGAGCGGGTGGAGGATTTCCGCTTCCGCCTCGTCATGCCCGCGCCGCGCCCGGAATCGCGCCTGGACGTGATGGAATTGGTGCCCGCGCCCTAG
- a CDS encoding LytR/AlgR family response regulator transcription factor, with translation MTIRTILVDDEPLAIQGLQLRLERHEDVEIIDTCNNGREAIRSIKTHKPDLVFLDIQMPGFDGFSVIQGLMEVEPPLFVFVTAYSDHAIRAFEAQAVDYLMKPVEEDRLADTLERVRQRLTERRSAEEAGKLKEVLAEVAPDAVDTVDQAEEGYAANRYEKLINIKDRGQIYRVDVDSIEKIDAAGDYMCIYTGDNTLILRETMKDLEKRLDPRRFQRVHRSTIVNLDQVRQVKPHTNGECFLVLDSGSQVKVSRSYRDVVARFVH, from the coding sequence ATGACCATCCGCACGATCCTGGTCGACGACGAACCGCTTGCCATCCAGGGCCTGCAGCTCCGCCTCGAACGCCACGAAGATGTCGAGATCATCGATACCTGCAACAATGGGCGGGAGGCGATCCGGTCGATCAAGACCCATAAGCCCGACCTCGTTTTCCTCGATATCCAGATGCCCGGCTTCGACGGCTTTTCCGTCATCCAGGGCTTGATGGAGGTGGAACCGCCGCTCTTCGTCTTCGTGACGGCTTATTCCGATCACGCGATCCGCGCGTTCGAAGCGCAGGCGGTCGACTATCTCATGAAGCCGGTGGAGGAAGACCGGCTCGCCGACACGCTGGAACGGGTGCGCCAGCGCCTCACCGAGCGGCGAAGCGCGGAGGAAGCGGGGAAGCTCAAGGAAGTGCTCGCCGAAGTCGCCCCCGACGCGGTCGATACCGTCGACCAGGCGGAGGAAGGCTATGCCGCCAACCGCTATGAAAAGCTCATCAACATCAAGGATCGCGGCCAGATCTACCGCGTCGACGTCGATTCCATCGAGAAGATCGACGCGGCGGGCGACTATATGTGCATCTATACCGGCGACAACACGCTCATCCTGCGCGAAACGATGAAGGACTTGGAAAAGCGCCTCGACCCGCGCCGCTTCCAGCGCGTGCACCGGTCGACCATCGTCAACCTCGACCAGGTCCGGCAGGTGAAGCCGCACACCAATGGCGAATGCTTCCTCGTCCTCGACAGCGGCAGCCAGGTGAAGGTCAGTCGCTCCTATCGCGACGTGGTTGCACGATTCGTTCACTGA
- a CDS encoding sensor histidine kinase, protein MQQEPFFDDKNRAFWILQSAGWAGYFLLRALSGLANAMGFSFLLHTALLTATGYSLTLLMAAAYRRLFRLKPVITWTVSILLVFLASAIFSAIETWSHATFIRPGFRPEGFQFFGAILLDFTLLVAWSALYYSINYYILLEEQADKLLRLEAQASSAQLAMLRYQLNPHFLFNTLNSISTLVLLRQTERANAMLSRLSSFLRYTLVNEPTGSVTIAQEVETLKLYLEIEKMRFEDRLRPAFNIDPHAARARLPSLLLQPLVENAIKYAVTPQEEGAEISIDAHRIGDRVTITVSDTGPGPQEQSAASAVSTGVGLPNIRDRLAQAYGADHRFETQTNTSGGFSVIIDIPYLTEEPK, encoded by the coding sequence CTGCAGCAAGAACCTTTTTTCGACGACAAGAACCGCGCCTTCTGGATTCTCCAGTCGGCCGGGTGGGCGGGCTACTTTCTCCTCCGCGCGCTGTCCGGCCTCGCCAACGCGATGGGCTTCTCCTTCCTGCTGCACACCGCGCTGCTGACCGCGACCGGCTATTCGCTGACCCTGTTGATGGCGGCGGCCTACCGGCGGCTCTTCCGGTTGAAGCCGGTCATCACCTGGACGGTGTCGATCCTCCTCGTTTTCCTCGCCTCGGCCATCTTTTCGGCGATCGAAACGTGGAGCCACGCCACCTTCATCCGCCCCGGCTTCCGGCCCGAGGGCTTCCAGTTCTTCGGCGCGATCCTGCTCGATTTCACCCTGCTCGTCGCCTGGTCCGCGCTTTATTACAGCATCAATTACTACATCCTGCTGGAAGAACAGGCCGACAAGCTGCTCCGGCTCGAAGCGCAGGCCAGCTCGGCCCAGCTCGCCATGCTGCGCTACCAGCTCAATCCGCACTTTCTGTTCAACACGCTCAATTCCATCTCGACCCTCGTCCTGTTGCGGCAGACCGAGCGGGCGAATGCGATGCTCTCGCGCCTGTCATCCTTTCTCCGCTACACTTTGGTCAACGAACCCACCGGTTCGGTGACGATCGCGCAGGAAGTGGAGACGCTGAAGCTCTATCTGGAAATCGAAAAAATGCGGTTCGAGGACCGGCTCCGTCCCGCCTTCAACATCGATCCGCACGCGGCCCGGGCGCGGCTTCCCTCCCTTCTCCTTCAGCCGCTTGTCGAAAATGCGATCAAATATGCGGTGACGCCGCAGGAGGAAGGCGCGGAAATATCCATCGACGCGCACCGCATCGGCGACCGGGTGACGATCACCGTGTCGGATACCGGCCCCGGTCCCCAGGAACAATCCGCCGCGTCCGCCGTCTCAACCGGCGTCGGCTTGCCGAATATTCGGGACCGTCTGGCGCAAGCCTATGGCGCCGACCATCGTTTTGAGACTCAAACGAACACTTCAGGGGGATTTAGCGTTATCATCGATATTCCTTACCTAACCGAGGAACCCAAATGA
- a CDS encoding M16 family metallopeptidase, which yields MHRPIRWLIAAFALLATPLAAAQQGSDGWFYANSDIAPDPAWTFGTLPNGVRYAVRKNALPQGQVSIRVRIDTGSLNEEDHQQGWAHFVEHLAFRGSASFGDREARHIWQQFGASFGSDTNATTDSTQTVYQLDLPHADQTSLDKSLHVLSEMVDTALFAPEAVDAERKIVLAEKRRRSELASRYDEVSRPLFYAGLKYAQRDTIGTETTLAGADAAGLKAFYERWYRPERATIVMVGDADPKMMADLIAKRFGDWKAEGPPPPAVDYGAIIQPKEGAASLAYPGAPYNASVVWLRPYEAEAPTLAREKLDFERTLATQIINRRLEAHARSGKAAYVGAGVGNARSTNIADTTQLNITAREGQWRESLNQSFAIIADALRAPPSEAEIARELQNMRRAAVSAVEGENTIKSQQWAQALVGAIDGNSVITSAKTSLILLDQLSPAMTPQAVWTRMKSLFEGSGPRMVLLSPSDVGGQGAAMSALLAAQKAAPATRVADRVVTFDDLPKLGAPGREVSRQEIADLGVTIVRFANGSTLTFKKTDYEQGRVGVKLLFGEGVAGLPTDRSTLAFMSGVVAPSGLADLDLDGLERLLTGRRIAMNFAVTEDAFQLSGSTNKEDLADQMRLLATKLAYPRWDDALFARAKAGMLDSYDLAFASASARAGREFSAFARRGDLRWATPEKSVISAATDAEFKAFFAPALSTGPIEAIVVGDVDIETAVAAMKATIAALPARPAAAQPRRPASPPAPSPKPVVFTHKGDPSQAQAIIGWTTFGGMERRKELRALGMAANILQVRLFDRLREEEGASYSPTASSGSSDIFPDWGIFYASAEIRPESADTFFRIAREIVADLAAKPVEPDEFARAQNPIVSGIERRLATNGYWLDTLEGWTEDPRLIEQTRTFLADYQAMTAEDLRAAVAAHVTEQGDWSMLVLPEQKAGTVGD from the coding sequence ATGCATCGACCGATACGCTGGCTGATCGCCGCTTTCGCACTTCTCGCGACCCCGCTTGCCGCCGCCCAGCAGGGAAGCGACGGCTGGTTCTACGCGAACAGCGACATCGCCCCCGACCCTGCCTGGACGTTCGGCACCCTGCCGAACGGCGTCCGCTATGCGGTGCGCAAGAACGCCTTGCCGCAGGGCCAGGTCTCGATCCGGGTGCGCATCGACACCGGTTCCCTCAATGAAGAGGATCACCAGCAGGGCTGGGCCCACTTCGTCGAGCATCTGGCCTTCCGAGGCTCGGCGAGCTTCGGCGATCGCGAGGCGCGCCATATCTGGCAGCAATTCGGCGCCAGCTTCGGCAGCGATACCAATGCGACGACCGATTCGACGCAGACCGTCTATCAGCTCGATCTGCCGCATGCGGATCAGACCTCGCTCGACAAGAGCCTCCACGTTCTCTCGGAGATGGTCGACACCGCCCTCTTCGCGCCGGAAGCGGTGGATGCGGAGCGCAAGATCGTGCTCGCCGAAAAAAGGCGCCGGTCGGAACTCGCCTCCCGCTATGACGAAGTGTCCCGGCCGCTTTTCTATGCCGGCCTCAAATATGCCCAGCGCGACACGATCGGCACCGAAACCACGCTTGCCGGTGCCGACGCGGCGGGCCTCAAGGCTTTTTACGAACGTTGGTATCGTCCCGAACGCGCCACCATCGTCATGGTCGGCGACGCCGATCCGAAGATGATGGCGGACTTGATCGCCAAGCGCTTCGGCGACTGGAAGGCGGAAGGCCCGCCGCCTCCCGCCGTCGATTACGGCGCGATCATCCAGCCCAAGGAGGGCGCGGCATCGCTCGCTTATCCCGGCGCGCCTTATAACGCGTCGGTCGTCTGGCTGCGGCCCTATGAAGCCGAAGCGCCGACCCTGGCGCGCGAGAAACTGGATTTTGAACGGACGCTCGCCACGCAGATCATCAATCGCCGCCTCGAGGCCCATGCCCGCAGCGGCAAGGCCGCCTATGTCGGGGCGGGGGTCGGCAATGCGCGGTCGACCAACATCGCCGACACCACGCAGCTCAACATCACCGCGCGCGAGGGCCAGTGGCGCGAGAGCCTGAACCAGAGCTTCGCCATCATCGCCGACGCGTTGCGCGCGCCGCCGAGCGAGGCGGAAATCGCCCGCGAGCTTCAAAATATGCGGCGCGCCGCGGTTTCGGCCGTGGAAGGCGAAAATACGATCAAGTCGCAGCAATGGGCGCAGGCCCTGGTCGGCGCCATCGACGGCAACAGCGTCATTACCAGCGCGAAAACGTCGCTCATCCTGCTCGATCAATTGAGCCCGGCGATGACGCCGCAGGCGGTCTGGACGCGCATGAAAAGCCTGTTCGAAGGCTCCGGCCCCCGCATGGTGCTGCTCTCCCCCAGCGATGTCGGCGGGCAGGGCGCGGCGATGTCGGCGCTTCTGGCGGCGCAAAAGGCCGCGCCCGCGACGCGCGTGGCGGACCGGGTCGTGACGTTCGACGATCTGCCGAAGCTCGGCGCGCCCGGACGCGAGGTTTCGCGTCAGGAGATTGCGGACCTCGGCGTCACCATCGTTCGCTTCGCCAACGGCTCCACCCTCACCTTCAAGAAAACCGATTATGAGCAAGGCCGGGTCGGCGTGAAGCTGCTGTTCGGCGAAGGCGTCGCGGGCCTGCCCACCGACCGTTCGACGCTCGCCTTCATGAGCGGCGTCGTGGCGCCGTCGGGTCTGGCGGATCTCGACCTCGACGGGCTGGAGCGCCTGCTGACCGGGCGCCGCATCGCGATGAACTTCGCGGTGACCGAGGACGCGTTTCAATTGTCCGGCAGCACCAACAAGGAGGATCTGGCCGATCAGATGCGGCTGCTCGCGACCAAGCTCGCTTATCCGCGCTGGGACGACGCCTTGTTCGCGCGGGCCAAGGCCGGGATGCTCGACAGCTACGATCTCGCCTTCGCCTCGGCGTCGGCGCGCGCGGGCCGCGAATTTTCCGCCTTCGCCCGGCGCGGCGACCTCCGCTGGGCGACGCCCGAAAAAAGCGTCATCAGCGCCGCGACCGACGCGGAGTTTAAGGCTTTCTTCGCGCCCGCTCTCTCGACCGGCCCGATCGAGGCGATCGTCGTCGGCGACGTGGATATCGAAACCGCCGTCGCCGCCATGAAGGCGACCATCGCCGCTCTCCCTGCCCGCCCCGCCGCCGCGCAGCCGCGCCGCCCGGCATCTCCCCCGGCCCCGTCGCCCAAGCCGGTCGTCTTCACCCACAAGGGCGATCCGAGCCAGGCGCAGGCGATCATCGGCTGGACAACCTTTGGCGGCATGGAACGGCGCAAGGAATTGCGCGCGCTCGGCATGGCCGCCAACATCCTGCAGGTCCGCTTGTTCGACCGCCTGCGCGAGGAGGAGGGCGCGAGCTATTCCCCGACCGCATCGTCGGGCAGTTCCGACATCTTCCCCGATTGGGGCATCTTCTACGCCTCCGCCGAAATCCGGCCGGAAAGCGCCGATACCTTCTTCCGCATCGCGCGGGAAATCGTCGCCGATCTCGCCGCCAAGCCGGTGGAGCCGGACGAATTCGCCCGCGCCCAGAACCCGATCGTCAGCGGCATCGAACGGCGCCTGGCGACGAACGGCTATTGGCTCGACACGCTGGAGGGGTGGACGGAAGATCCCAGGCTGATAGAGCAGACGCGAACCTTCCTTGCCGACTATCAGGCGATGACGGCGGAAGATTTGCGGGCCGCGGTCGCGGCTCACGTCACCGAACAGGGCGATTGGTCGATGCTGGTGCTTCCGGAACAAAAGGCGGGAACGGTTGGCGACTGA